In Candidatus Limnocylindria bacterium, a single window of DNA contains:
- a CDS encoding TetR/AcrR family transcriptional regulator: MIRRQATTPAEPRRDALVAAAYQILATRGFEGLRTREVAAAVGVNIATLHYYFPHKEDLIRGVVAHAMGRFRGTLGGAGSAEDQLRAHLRGLRRLSRDEPELFTVMAELAIRGVRDVSLRRIVGGTDDAWRAMLRTLLRRAKDEGAVAKGLDPDGMAAVIVATLKGTFMLPASEPENVERTFRQLETLVGLRAKRTAMASGRAKR, translated from the coding sequence GGGACGCGCTCGTCGCCGCGGCGTACCAGATCCTCGCCACCCGTGGCTTCGAGGGGCTCCGCACGCGCGAGGTCGCCGCGGCGGTCGGCGTAAACATCGCGACGCTCCACTACTACTTCCCGCACAAGGAAGATCTGATCCGCGGCGTGGTGGCTCACGCGATGGGCCGTTTTCGCGGAACGCTCGGTGGCGCAGGCTCGGCCGAGGATCAGCTGCGCGCGCATCTCCGTGGCCTCCGTCGTCTCTCGCGCGATGAGCCGGAGCTGTTCACCGTGATGGCCGAGCTCGCGATCCGCGGCGTGCGTGATGTGTCACTGCGCAGGATCGTCGGCGGCACCGACGACGCCTGGCGCGCGATGTTGAGGACGCTCCTGCGTCGCGCGAAGGATGAGGGCGCGGTCGCAAAGGGCCTGGACCCGGATGGCATGGCCGCGGTGATCGTCGCGACGCTCAAAGGGACGTTCATGCTCCCGGCGTCAGAGCCTGAGAACGTCGAGCGCACGTTCCGGCAGCTCGAGACGCTGGTGGGACTTCGCGCGAAACGGACCGCGATGGCGAGCGGTCGGGCGAAGCGCTAG